In Gemmatimonadota bacterium, one genomic interval encodes:
- a CDS encoding amidohydrolase, whose amino-acid sequence MPDSPWAEAVALRGDRVLAVGSEGDVEPYLRGATVRSLGGAFVAPGFIDNHTHFERAGQLLLGINLLDVADAAGLIARVRDARERLPEGSWIVGGDWGAYEAWEAGSAGAVEAASPDASVFAPDRTLIDSITPATATLLSRWDRSAYLANGRALELAGLICDADGVECADGSPTGRLSPDAAARVRAVIPKRPLEQRLAESRLALRRLASHGVTTIHDITGPNQLDVFQRLKERGELTVRVYARPTLDKWDELAAVGIRHGHGDDWVRIGGLKGFVDGIMGNSSARFYESYVTTGVRGDWRTMMSPPGNMQALIAGADTSGLWPQIHAIGDEAIDTLLDMYSAVRAASPRPKPQRVTVPGTNASIPEGDRWRVIHTQVIRGEGVARRMAEMGVIAEVQPYHAIDDMRWMEERIGERGRWAYAFRTLRDAGVLLSFGSDWPGTNASWYPASPIQGMYAAVTRKTLDGAPEGGWFPQESVDVETALRAYTVNNAWAAGQEGEKGTLEPGKLADVVVLDRSPFDVEPDGLKDLRVLLTIVGGRVVYEAGEEAT is encoded by the coding sequence GACAACCACACGCACTTCGAGCGCGCGGGACAGCTACTGCTCGGCATCAACCTGCTGGACGTGGCGGACGCGGCGGGACTGATTGCGCGCGTACGCGATGCGCGCGAGCGGCTGCCGGAGGGAAGCTGGATCGTGGGCGGCGATTGGGGCGCCTACGAGGCGTGGGAGGCCGGCAGCGCTGGCGCGGTGGAGGCCGCGTCACCCGACGCCTCCGTCTTTGCCCCCGACCGGACGCTGATCGACTCGATCACCCCGGCAACCGCAACGCTGCTCTCCCGCTGGGACCGCAGCGCGTACCTGGCCAACGGCCGCGCGCTGGAGCTCGCCGGCCTCATCTGCGACGCCGACGGGGTCGAGTGCGCAGATGGCTCTCCCACGGGCCGACTGAGCCCGGACGCCGCCGCGCGGGTGCGCGCCGTGATTCCCAAGCGGCCGCTGGAGCAGCGGCTGGCCGAGAGCCGGCTCGCGCTGCGTCGCCTGGCGAGCCACGGCGTCACGACGATCCACGACATCACGGGGCCCAACCAACTCGACGTCTTTCAGCGCCTCAAGGAGCGCGGCGAACTGACGGTGCGAGTGTACGCGCGGCCCACGCTGGACAAGTGGGATGAGCTGGCCGCCGTCGGAATCAGGCACGGACACGGCGACGACTGGGTCCGCATCGGCGGCCTCAAGGGCTTCGTGGACGGCATCATGGGCAACTCGTCCGCGCGCTTCTACGAGTCCTACGTCACCACCGGCGTGCGCGGCGACTGGCGCACGATGATGTCGCCACCGGGCAACATGCAGGCGCTTATCGCGGGCGCCGACACGTCCGGGCTTTGGCCGCAGATCCACGCCATCGGCGACGAGGCGATCGACACGCTGCTGGACATGTACAGCGCGGTGCGCGCCGCCTCTCCCCGGCCCAAGCCGCAACGGGTGACGGTGCCGGGGACCAACGCCTCGATCCCGGAGGGTGACCGCTGGCGGGTGATCCACACGCAGGTCATACGCGGCGAAGGCGTCGCCCGCCGCATGGCCGAAATGGGAGTGATCGCCGAGGTGCAGCCCTACCACGCGATCGACGATATGCGCTGGATGGAGGAGCGCATCGGCGAGCGCGGCCGCTGGGCGTACGCGTTCCGCACGCTGCGCGACGCGGGGGTGCTGCTCTCCTTCGGCAGCGACTGGCCCGGCACCAACGCGTCCTGGTATCCCGCGAGCCCCATCCAGGGGATGTACGCCGCGGTCACGCGGAAGACGCTCGATGGCGCGCCCGAGGGCGGCTGGTTCCCCCAGGAGAGCGTGGACGTGGAGACCGCCCTGCGCGCCTACACGGTCAACAATGCCTGGGCGGCGGGGCAGGAAGGCGAGAAGGGTACGCTGGAACCCGGCAAGCTGGCCGATGTGGTTGTGCTGGACCGCTCGCCGTTCGACGTCGAGCCGGACGGACTCAAGGACCTGCGCGTGCTGCTGACGATCGTGGGCGGACGCGTCGTGTACGAGGCGGGCGAAGAGGCGACATGA